ATCCATCAAACAAAAATCCTTTTTGACAGTCATCCTGAGATAATCTCTCAGAAATAATTGAAAGAATAACCTCATCAGGAACTAACTCGCCCTTATCCATAAAGCTCTTCGCTTTAAGACCGATTTCCGTACCATTCTTAAGCGCTTGCCGTAATATATCACCCGTAGAAATATGCGGTATATCAAGGTCTCTTGACAATACACCAGCATGCGTACCTTTTCCAGCTCCCGGAGGTCCTAACAGTATAATACGCATAATTAATATCTACCCCTCATTTTCCCTTTTTTCATAAATCCATCGTAATGACGGGTAAGAAGATGGCTTTCTATCTGTCTCATCGTATCAAGCAACACACCAACTATAATGAGAAGTCCTGTACCGCCAAAAAAACTTGCTACAAGATACGGTATTTTTAACCACCCACTAATTATGCTAGGCAATATCGCAATAACTGCGAGAAATAGTGCTCCGGAAAGTGTAATTCTTGTCATAATGCTGTCAAACATATCTGCCGTTGCTTTGCCTGGCCGTACACCAGGAACAAAAGCACCATTCTTTTTCATATCATCAGCCCACTGTATAGGATTGAACTGTGTGGCTGTCCAGAAATAGCAAAAGAAAATGATCAGAAGAACATAACACATTGAATATAAAAAAGAACCGGGTGAAAGCCACATACTAAATGTTCTGAGTATCGGCGTATTAATAAAACTTCCTATTGTTGCAGGAAAAAGCAATATTGAAGATGCAAATATGATCGGTATAACACCACCATAATTTACCTTAAGCGGTATATATGTACTCTGACCGCCGTATACTTTTCGTCCAACAACACGTTTTGCATACTGAACAGGAACTTTTCGCTGCCCCTGTGTAAGAAGTATTACCGCAAAAACGACACCTAAAAACATGGCTACCATTAACACTAAAAGAAGCGGATTTCTTCCTCCGCCTTCAACACCTGGTTTCATTAAGTTGTATGTCATTCCTACCGCGCTCGGCAAACGTGAAATAATACCTACGGTAATAAGGATTGATATTCCGTTGCCTATACCCCGTTCTGTTATTTGCTCGCCAATCCACATGAGAAACACTGTTCCCGAAGTAAGTGTGAGCATGGTTAAAATCCTGAACGCCCATCCTGGATCGGGAACAATTATCCTACCATTGAAGGCAGCCGGGTTTTCCAACCAAAGCGCAATAAAAAATGCCTGAAATAACGCCAATACCACCGTACCGTAACGCGTGTACTGTGTAAGCTTTCTTCTTCCCGATTCACCTTCTCTAACCATTCTTTCAAGAAAAGGAATAACGGCAGTCAAAAGCTGTAATACAATCGATGCACTAATATACGGCATGATACCAAGCGCAAAAATAGTACAATTGTTTAATGCACCACCACTAAACAAATTCATCATGCCAAAGAGCGTTGCACCGCTTCTGCTGGCCATATCTTCAAAAAACTGGTTTAGTTGAAATCCATCAACTCCAGCAGTCGGAATATATGCACCAATTCTTACGACGATCAATAACCCCGCAGTAAAAAGCACTTTCTTCCGTAAATCCGGTATTTTAAATATATTTCTAAACGCTGCTAACATAATTGTTTCCGTATACTCTATGAGTAACGCTTACACACAAGATGTATACCCGTAATAACGAGCATACCGTCTTCTTATGCGGAAGCTTTTTCTGTTTTTGAATGGACATCAACGCATTTTCCGCCGCATTCTTCAATTTTTTTCTTAGCCACTGCGCTAAAACAATCAGCTATAACGGTAACCTTTTTCTTAACGTCACCATTACCAAGCACTTTAACACCGTGCTTAACATTTTTAATCATTTTCTTCTCTTTTAATACTTCAACAGACACCGTATCTCCGTCACTAAATGAATTTAAATCGGCTACATTAATTATTGTATAGTATTTCTTGAACGGATTACGGAATCCTCTTTTAGGAAGCCGTCTGTGAAGAGGCATCTGTCCGCCTTCAAACCCTGGTCGTGAACTAGCACCTGAACGTGATTTCTGTCCCTTATGCCCTCTTGTTGAAGTCTTCCCATGACCTGATCCAGGACCTCTACCAATCTTTTTCTTGGCTTTTCTGGCACCACGTGTATTTTTTAAATTCCACAACTCAATCATTATTCACCCTTCTATTTCCTGTTATTCTTTTTCAATCACTAATCCGCGTTCTTCTTCAACGATTTCTTTTGTGGTAAGACTTTCCAGGCCCTGCATAGTCGCTTTTACCACATTCATTGCATTATTTGAACGTAATGATTTTGTAAGCACGTCTCTAATACCCGCTGCTTCCAATACCGCTCTTACTCCACCGCCCGCAATAACACCTGTTCCCGGGGCTGCAGGCTTCAAGAGCACACGACTTGCCGCATATTTTCCGGTTATTTCATGAGGAATGGTCTGACCTTTCATGCTTACGCCAATGAATGATTTCTTTGCAGAGTCAATCGCTTTACGTATTGCAGATGAAACATCATTCGCTTTACCAAAACCGTACCCAACATGAGCAGCACCGTCGCCAACAACAACAAGAGCGCTAAAGCTAAAGCGTCTACCACCTTTAACCACCTTCGCGCATCTGTTTATTTTTACGACTTTTTCAATCAGATCGCTCTTTTCTACTTTGTTCTCACGGTAACCTGCCAACTTATTCCTCCTCTTTTTACTTCCTCTTAACTTATTCTATTTGTAATAGAATGTATTGTTGTCCTAAAACTTCAATCCCGCTTCACGCGCCGCATCTGCAAGCGCTTTTATTCGTCCGTGATACCTATATCCTGCTTTATCAAACACCACGGTTACCACTTTCTTTTCTTGTGCGGCAAGCGCAACTTTTTTTCCTAATTCTTTTGCACAATTAATATTAGATTTTGATTTTTTATCTTTACCAAAAGAAGCATCTACCGTAGATATCGCAGCAATGGTTACTCCTTTTTCATCATCAATAATTTGCGCATACATATTCTTCAAACCGCGGTGCACGCACAACCTTGGTCTTTCAGCTGTACCGCTCACTTTTTGTCTGGTTCTCAAATGCCTTCTTTTTCTTAATTCTCCACGTGTTTTTTTCATATTTTTATTCCTTTATCCGACTGTCTTACCGGCTTTACGCCGTACATGTTCATCTGAATAGCGAATACCTTTACCTTTATATGGTTCTGGCGGTAAAAATCTTCTAATCTCACTTGCAACTTCACCGACAAGCTCTTTATCAATGCCGTATACATCTAGCTTAACATTCTTTTCAACGTCAATTTTAACGCCTTCGGGGATGGTATATTTTACCGGATGCGAAAATCCAAGACTTAATTCAAGTATGTTCTTGTCAACCTTTGCTCTATATCCTACTCCGACAATCTCAAGCGTTTTCTTAAATCCTTGCGTAACGCCAAACACCATATTATAGATAAGGCTTCGCGTTAATCCGTGGAGCGCTTTATCTGTTGGAATATCGCTCGCGCGGGAAACTTCAATCTTGCTGTCTTCTAGTTTTACAGAAACATTATTATGAAATGTACGCTCTAGTTTTCCTTTTGGGCCACTTATCTTAACTACGTGGCCTTCTACCTTTACCTCAACACCCTGAGGAACATCAACTGGAATTTTACCTATTCTAGACATTATTTAACCTCACAAATTACTTCGCCGCCAACATTTTGTTTTTGTGCTTCAGTACCCGTTAATATGCCCTTGGAAGTCGTCAGTATGACAGTACCAAGCCCCCCAAGCACCTTAGTTATCTCTTCTTTTTTTGTGTATAATCTTAGTCCTGGCTTACTCGCTCTCTTTATATTTTTAATAACAGGTTTCCCTTCACGAGTATATTTCAATTCAACACATATAAAACTTTTGATTCCATCTTCAGTCTTATAATAGTTTTCAATATATCCTGCTTCTTTAAGTTTCTTTATTACTTCAAGTTTAATATTGGAATACGGCACATCAACTTTATCATACCGTACTTGAAGCGCATTTTTGATTCTAACTATCATATCAGCAATCGGGTCAGTCATTGTCATCGTTATATCCCCCTCTATATTACCAACTCGCTTTAATTACGCCAGGCAGCATACCCTGAGACGCGAGCTGACGTAAACATATCCTGCACATTTTAAATCTTCTTATAAATGCACGTGGCCGTCCGCAGCGCAAACATCTATTATACTTCTGTACTTTATAC
This sequence is a window from Candidatus Ancaeobacter aquaticus. Protein-coding genes within it:
- the rpsH gene encoding 30S ribosomal protein S8, which codes for MTMTDPIADMIVRIKNALQVRYDKVDVPYSNIKLEVIKKLKEAGYIENYYKTEDGIKSFICVELKYTREGKPVIKNIKRASKPGLRLYTKKEEITKVLGGLGTVILTTSKGILTGTEAQKQNVGGEVICEVK
- the rpsE gene encoding 30S ribosomal protein S5 — encoded protein: MAGYRENKVEKSDLIEKVVKINRCAKVVKGGRRFSFSALVVVGDGAAHVGYGFGKANDVSSAIRKAIDSAKKSFIGVSMKGQTIPHEITGKYAASRVLLKPAAPGTGVIAGGGVRAVLEAAGIRDVLTKSLRSNNAMNVVKATMQGLESLTTKEIVEEERGLVIEKE
- the rplO gene encoding 50S ribosomal protein L15; this translates as MELWNLKNTRGARKAKKKIGRGPGSGHGKTSTRGHKGQKSRSGASSRPGFEGGQMPLHRRLPKRGFRNPFKKYYTIINVADLNSFSDGDTVSVEVLKEKKMIKNVKHGVKVLGNGDVKKKVTVIADCFSAVAKKKIEECGGKCVDVHSKTEKASA
- the secY gene encoding preprotein translocase subunit SecY; amino-acid sequence: MLAAFRNIFKIPDLRKKVLFTAGLLIVVRIGAYIPTAGVDGFQLNQFFEDMASRSGATLFGMMNLFSGGALNNCTIFALGIMPYISASIVLQLLTAVIPFLERMVREGESGRRKLTQYTRYGTVVLALFQAFFIALWLENPAAFNGRIIVPDPGWAFRILTMLTLTSGTVFLMWIGEQITERGIGNGISILITVGIISRLPSAVGMTYNLMKPGVEGGGRNPLLLVLMVAMFLGVVFAVILLTQGQRKVPVQYAKRVVGRKVYGGQSTYIPLKVNYGGVIPIIFASSILLFPATIGSFINTPILRTFSMWLSPGSFLYSMCYVLLIIFFCYFWTATQFNPIQWADDMKKNGAFVPGVRPGKATADMFDSIMTRITLSGALFLAVIAILPSIISGWLKIPYLVASFFGGTGLLIIVGVLLDTMRQIESHLLTRHYDGFMKKGKMRGRY
- a CDS encoding type Z 30S ribosomal protein S14, which translates into the protein MAKRCLIVKSSRTPKYKVQKYNRCLRCGRPRAFIRRFKMCRICLRQLASQGMLPGVIKASW
- the rplR gene encoding 50S ribosomal protein L18, translating into MKKTRGELRKRRHLRTRQKVSGTAERPRLCVHRGLKNMYAQIIDDEKGVTIAAISTVDASFGKDKKSKSNINCAKELGKKVALAAQEKKVVTVVFDKAGYRYHGRIKALADAAREAGLKF
- the rplF gene encoding 50S ribosomal protein L6, producing the protein MSRIGKIPVDVPQGVEVKVEGHVVKISGPKGKLERTFHNNVSVKLEDSKIEVSRASDIPTDKALHGLTRSLIYNMVFGVTQGFKKTLEIVGVGYRAKVDKNILELSLGFSHPVKYTIPEGVKIDVEKNVKLDVYGIDKELVGEVASEIRRFLPPEPYKGKGIRYSDEHVRRKAGKTVG